A genomic segment from Janthinobacterium sp. 64 encodes:
- a CDS encoding MFS transporter: MTTASPVSTPASTMPPGVLALAVGAFAIGVTEFIVVGILPTIAKDLRISIESAGSLVSLYALALAIGTPLLVLLMSRLPRKAALLGLMSVFLAGNLLAAFSHTFELLLLGRVITAVAHGTFFAIGATVAASLVSKAQAGRAISVMFAGLTLAMVIGVPFGSFLGNLMGWRLPFFAVVVLAALGLGAMARWLPTGLQQGKGGKAMTQLAALGSGPIITMMAVTTFGFGSSFAAFTFITPILTDVTGFSATVASALLIVFGAATFAGNLAGGYLTSHLGWQKALRVMLLLLAVTQAGVALSISSPWMMTVMLFVWGVFAFGLSPALQAGMLATAERYTPQAVDFASGLNISAFNLGISFGSLLGALMVSRQLMASSPWAGVAAALLALLPLAWLARKNVAIACPSQAR; encoded by the coding sequence ATGACCACCGCAAGCCCTGTTTCCACTCCAGCCAGCACCATGCCGCCCGGCGTGCTGGCGCTGGCCGTCGGCGCCTTTGCCATCGGCGTCACCGAATTCATCGTCGTCGGCATCCTGCCCACCATTGCGAAAGATTTGCGGATTTCCATCGAGTCGGCCGGCTCGCTGGTCAGCCTGTATGCGCTGGCGCTGGCCATCGGCACGCCGCTGCTGGTGCTGCTGATGTCGCGCCTGCCGCGCAAGGCGGCTTTGCTGGGGCTGATGAGCGTGTTCCTGGCCGGTAACTTGCTGGCCGCCTTCTCGCACACGTTTGAACTGTTGCTGCTGGGGCGAGTCATCACGGCCGTGGCGCACGGCACCTTCTTTGCCATCGGCGCCACCGTGGCCGCCAGCCTGGTCAGCAAGGCACAGGCGGGCAGGGCGATTTCCGTGATGTTTGCAGGCTTGACCCTGGCCATGGTGATCGGCGTGCCGTTCGGCAGTTTTCTGGGCAACCTGATGGGCTGGCGCTTGCCCTTCTTCGCCGTGGTGGTCCTGGCCGCGCTGGGCCTGGGCGCGATGGCGCGCTGGCTGCCGACCGGCTTACAGCAGGGCAAGGGCGGCAAGGCCATGACGCAACTGGCGGCCCTGGGCAGCGGTCCCATTATCACCATGATGGCCGTGACGACGTTCGGTTTCGGCAGCAGCTTTGCCGCCTTCACGTTCATCACGCCCATCCTGACGGACGTGACGGGTTTTTCCGCCACCGTGGCCAGCGCCTTGCTGATCGTCTTTGGTGCCGCCACCTTTGCCGGCAACCTGGCGGGCGGCTACCTGACCAGCCACCTGGGCTGGCAAAAGGCCTTGCGTGTGATGCTGCTGTTGCTGGCCGTCACGCAAGCGGGCGTGGCGCTGAGCATCAGTTCGCCCTGGATGATGACGGTGATGCTGTTCGTCTGGGGCGTGTTCGCCTTCGGCCTGTCGCCCGCCTTGCAGGCCGGCATGCTGGCCACGGCCGAGCGCTACACGCCGCAAGCCGTCGATTTCGCCTCGGGCCTGAATATTTCCGCGTTCAATCTTGGTATTTCCTTCGGCTCGTTGCTCGGTGCGCTGATGGTGTCGCGCCAGCTGATGGCGTCGTCGCCGTGGGCAGGCGTGGCGGCTGCCTTGCTGGCGCTGCTGCCGCTGGCCTGGCTGGCGCGCAAAAATGTGGCCATAGCGTGCCCAAGTCAGGCGCGGTAG
- a CDS encoding LysR family transcriptional regulator has product MDSIMARQDINRAFEMGVFVAVVETGAFSAAARRLALTPSAVSKLVNRLEARLGARLLQRSTRQLHTTPEGDAFFVQCKRILDDIDGAEREASQGAAPRGRLRINCFVPFGVRHLLPILPEFAQRYPDIVLDVVVSDAIVDLLEDRTDIAIRTGKLKESNLVARKLGEDAMVVVASPAYAARHGLPRTPQELSTHNLLAFNFRCQNETWPFLDGAGGTLQVAPQGNTCVSDGESMRQLVLAGMGLGRFSRQHVLRDIAQGQLLEVLQDYNPGDKELVHAVFVGPGLQVPARVRVMLDYLLEKVRLG; this is encoded by the coding sequence ATGGATTCAATAATGGCCAGGCAAGACATCAACCGCGCGTTCGAGATGGGCGTGTTTGTCGCCGTGGTGGAAACGGGCGCCTTTTCCGCCGCCGCGCGCCGCCTGGCCTTGACGCCGTCGGCCGTCAGCAAGCTCGTCAATCGCCTGGAAGCGCGCCTCGGCGCACGACTGCTTCAGCGCAGCACGCGCCAGCTGCACACGACGCCCGAGGGCGACGCTTTCTTCGTGCAGTGCAAGCGCATTCTCGACGATATCGATGGCGCCGAGCGTGAAGCATCGCAGGGCGCGGCGCCGCGCGGACGCTTGCGCATCAACTGTTTCGTGCCGTTCGGCGTGCGCCACCTGCTGCCCATCCTGCCCGAGTTCGCGCAGCGCTATCCCGACATCGTGCTTGACGTCGTCGTCAGCGATGCCATCGTCGACTTGCTGGAAGACCGCACCGACATCGCCATCCGCACGGGCAAGCTGAAGGAATCGAACCTGGTGGCGCGCAAACTGGGCGAAGACGCGATGGTCGTCGTGGCGTCGCCCGCCTACGCGGCCCGGCACGGCTTGCCGCGCACGCCGCAGGAGTTATCCACGCACAATCTGCTGGCCTTCAATTTCCGCTGCCAGAACGAAACCTGGCCCTTCCTCGATGGCGCGGGGGGAACGCTGCAGGTGGCGCCGCAGGGCAATACCTGCGTCAGCGATGGCGAAAGCATGCGCCAGCTGGTGCTGGCAGGCATGGGACTGGGACGCTTTTCACGCCAGCACGTGCTGCGCGACATTGCGCAAGGTCAGTTGCTAGAAGTGCTGCAAGACTACAATCCCGGCGACAAGGAACTCGTGCATGCCGTCTTCGTGGGACCGGGCCTGCAAGTGCCGGCCAGGGTGCGCGTGATGCTCGATTACCTGCTGGAAAAGGTCAGGCTGGGGTGA
- a CDS encoding DUF4256 domain-containing protein: MHDDLIHTLQTRFFQHMPRHAGLAWDQVLARLHAAPASLAVLQQMEDTGGEPDVIGHAGDTGAVTFCDCSAESPIGRRSLCFDAAALAARKANKPAGSAMAMAQTMGVILLTETEYRQLQELEPFDRKTSSWIATPDSIRALGGALFGDRRYEQVFVYHNGAESYYASRGFRGRLTV, encoded by the coding sequence ATGCATGATGACTTGATCCACACCTTGCAAACCCGCTTTTTCCAGCACATGCCTCGCCATGCGGGATTGGCCTGGGACCAGGTGCTGGCGCGCCTGCACGCTGCGCCAGCCAGCCTGGCGGTATTGCAGCAAATGGAAGACACGGGCGGCGAACCGGACGTCATCGGGCACGCCGGTGACACGGGCGCCGTCACGTTTTGCGATTGCTCGGCAGAAAGCCCCATCGGCCGGCGCAGCCTGTGTTTCGATGCGGCGGCCCTGGCCGCGCGCAAGGCGAACAAGCCGGCCGGCAGCGCCATGGCCATGGCGCAAACGATGGGAGTCATACTGCTGACGGAAACCGAGTACCGCCAATTGCAGGAACTGGAACCGTTCGACCGCAAAACCTCGAGCTGGATCGCGACGCCGGACAGCATCCGGGCGCTGGGCGGCGCCCTGTTTGGCGACCGCCGCTATGAGCAGGTCTTCGTCTACCACAATGGCGCCGAATCGTATTATGCGAGCCGGGGTTTCCGTGGGCGACTAACCGTCTGA
- a CDS encoding putative bifunctional diguanylate cyclase/phosphodiesterase, translating into MLEAKVALCLRLAQDAREQAGPQQAATLARLQEELERLRGVSRPMVRVAPPDALLEIDPDGFLIGWNHGAEQMFGYSELEALGQHILFLYPEDDAEASVLELHFTEGDVATDVRRRKKSGMVTWLRMHRHVIHDQAGKACGMAVRLSVMSEPLSDVDKVRLHARIIEDSEQAVLITDAEERIVSINSSFSRITGYSPAEAIGRTPDLLRSGVHDPDFRAKVRAAMRGHGSWRGEIIGKRKNGELFPQDVTISVVRDEYGEISHVFSLFSDISVHKDAEARMQRMANYDSLTGLPNRCLLNQLVGQGLAEAKRQGTHGALMVIDISRIGSISDTLGHEVGDQLVIAIGQLFRGALRDADILARVDNSKFVVALLHIEKREHAANVAQKLLNLLEAPINIDAHALHVGASIGITVYPEDGLEAPALFRFADVAVAKASQTIESTFLFYREDMNRRAKEHLRLESEMRLALGDKELELHYQPKVSLASGRIVGAEALLRWKHPMRGMVSPGLFIPVAEETSLILELGTWVLDEACRQIRSWEDRGLHMPAIAVNLSARQFDEQLPARIAAVLERYGVRPDQIMLEITESLLMRGADKVIDIMNQLVAMGLALALDDFGTGYSSLAYLKKFPISTLKIDRSFVIGLPFEENDCAIARAIVTMAQQLRQEIVAEGVETAEQMRFLRELGCDQLQGYLFSPAVTAAEFELMLDEGRQLRLEELA; encoded by the coding sequence ATGCTTGAGGCAAAGGTCGCGCTGTGCCTGCGCCTGGCCCAGGACGCCCGTGAACAGGCGGGGCCGCAGCAGGCCGCCACCCTGGCGCGACTGCAGGAAGAGCTGGAGCGGCTGCGCGGCGTCAGCCGGCCCATGGTGCGCGTGGCGCCACCCGACGCCTTGCTGGAAATCGATCCCGATGGCTTTTTGATCGGCTGGAACCATGGCGCCGAGCAGATGTTCGGCTATTCCGAACTGGAAGCGCTGGGCCAGCACATCCTGTTTTTGTATCCGGAAGACGACGCGGAAGCGAGCGTGCTGGAATTGCATTTCACCGAGGGCGACGTGGCCACCGATGTGCGCCGGCGCAAGAAGTCGGGCATGGTGACGTGGCTGCGCATGCACCGCCACGTGATCCACGACCAGGCGGGCAAGGCGTGCGGCATGGCCGTGCGCCTGTCGGTGATGAGCGAACCGCTGTCCGACGTGGACAAGGTGAGGTTGCACGCGCGCATCATCGAAGACAGCGAGCAAGCCGTGCTGATCACGGACGCGGAAGAGCGCATCGTCTCCATCAACAGTTCGTTTTCCCGCATCACCGGCTATTCGCCGGCCGAAGCCATCGGCCGCACGCCGGACTTGCTGCGCTCGGGCGTGCACGACCCCGATTTCCGCGCCAAGGTGCGCGCCGCCATGCGCGGACACGGCTCCTGGCGCGGCGAAATCATCGGCAAGCGCAAGAATGGCGAACTGTTCCCGCAAGACGTCACCATCAGCGTCGTGCGCGACGAGTATGGCGAGATCAGCCATGTGTTTTCCCTGTTTTCCGATATTTCGGTGCACAAGGATGCCGAGGCGCGCATGCAGCGCATGGCCAATTACGACAGCCTGACGGGCTTGCCCAACCGCTGCCTGCTGAACCAGCTGGTGGGCCAGGGCCTGGCCGAAGCGAAACGGCAAGGCACGCATGGCGCGCTGATGGTCATCGACATCAGCCGCATCGGTTCCATCAGCGACACCCTGGGCCACGAAGTGGGCGACCAGCTGGTGATCGCCATCGGCCAGCTGTTCCGTGGCGCCTTGCGCGACGCGGACATCCTGGCGCGGGTCGACAACAGCAAGTTCGTCGTGGCGTTGTTGCATATCGAAAAGCGCGAACATGCGGCGAACGTGGCGCAAAAGCTGCTCAACCTGCTCGAAGCACCCATCAATATCGATGCGCACGCGCTGCACGTGGGCGCCAGCATCGGCATCACCGTGTATCCGGAAGACGGCCTGGAAGCGCCGGCCCTGTTCCGCTTTGCCGACGTGGCCGTGGCCAAGGCAAGCCAGACGATTGAATCAACCTTCCTGTTTTACCGCGAAGACATGAACCGGCGGGCCAAGGAGCATTTGCGCCTGGAAAGCGAAATGCGTCTGGCCTTGGGCGACAAGGAGCTGGAGTTGCATTACCAGCCGAAAGTGAGCCTGGCCAGCGGGCGCATCGTGGGCGCGGAAGCCCTGCTGCGCTGGAAGCATCCGATGCGCGGCATGGTCTCGCCCGGCCTCTTCATCCCCGTCGCCGAGGAAACCAGCTTGATCCTGGAGCTGGGCACCTGGGTGCTGGACGAGGCCTGCCGCCAGATCCGCAGCTGGGAGGACCGCGGCTTGCACATGCCGGCCATCGCCGTCAACCTGTCGGCGCGCCAGTTCGATGAACAGTTGCCGGCGCGCATAGCGGCCGTGCTGGAACGCTACGGCGTGCGGCCCGACCAGATCATGCTGGAAATTACGGAAAGCCTGCTGATGCGCGGCGCCGACAAGGTGATCGACATCATGAACCAGCTCGTGGCCATGGGCCTGGCGCTGGCGCTGGACGACTTCGGCACCGGCTATTCCAGCCTGGCCTACCTGAAGAAATTCCCCATCAGCACCCTGAAAATCGACCGCTCCTTCGTCATCGGCTTGCCGTTCGAAGAAAACGATTGCGCCATCGCCCGCGCCATCGTCACCATGGCGCAGCAGCTGCGCCAGGAAATCGTTGCCGAAGGGGTGGAAACGGCCGAGCAGATGCGCTTCCTGCGCGAACTCGGCTGCGACCAGCTGCAAGGTTATCTGTTCAGTCCTGCCGTGACGGCGGCCGAGTTCGAACTGATGCTCGATGAAGGCCGCCAGTTGCGGCTGGAAGAGCTGGCCTGA
- a CDS encoding LysR family transcriptional regulator, with amino-acid sequence MLRLSLEALQIVDAIDRRGSFSSAGKELHKVPSTISYTVAKLEDDLGVQVFQRNGPKVMLTAAGQELLKEGRYLLKAAQDLEHRVRRVASGWETELSIGIDSMFSAVALADDVRAFYEVAQQTRLRLSQDTLSGTWEALLARRVDLLVGAPGDGPAGGGYIAQPIGMLDFVFAVAPTHPLAQVQGPLSRGHLQQHRAVVVADSARQMAPRTVGLLLGQDALSVPSMQVKFDYQVLGLGFGFLPGPCARAAIARGQLVEKAVEEPKPSETFYLAWRVGEDGAALRWWMARMREPDVFARLAQHLPCHSA; translated from the coding sequence ATGTTAAGACTGAGCCTGGAAGCCTTGCAAATCGTCGACGCCATCGACCGCCGCGGATCGTTCTCGTCGGCCGGCAAGGAGTTGCATAAAGTGCCGTCCACCATTTCCTATACGGTGGCCAAGCTGGAAGACGACCTGGGCGTGCAAGTATTCCAGCGCAATGGTCCGAAAGTCATGCTGACGGCGGCCGGCCAGGAATTGCTGAAAGAGGGCCGCTATTTATTGAAGGCGGCGCAGGACCTCGAACACCGCGTGCGCCGGGTGGCTTCCGGCTGGGAAACGGAATTGTCCATCGGCATCGATTCCATGTTTTCCGCCGTTGCCCTGGCCGACGACGTGCGCGCCTTCTATGAGGTGGCGCAACAGACGCGCTTGCGCCTGTCGCAAGACACCCTGTCGGGCACCTGGGAAGCGTTGCTGGCCCGCCGGGTCGATTTGCTGGTGGGCGCGCCCGGCGACGGGCCGGCCGGCGGCGGTTATATCGCGCAGCCGATCGGCATGCTCGACTTCGTCTTTGCCGTGGCGCCCACGCATCCGCTGGCCCAGGTGCAGGGACCGTTGTCGCGCGGCCATCTGCAGCAGCACCGGGCCGTGGTGGTGGCCGACTCGGCGCGCCAGATGGCGCCGCGCACGGTGGGGCTGCTGCTGGGGCAAGATGCCTTGAGCGTGCCGAGCATGCAGGTCAAGTTCGATTATCAGGTGCTGGGACTGGGCTTTGGCTTCCTGCCGGGGCCGTGTGCGCGCGCCGCCATCGCGCGCGGCCAGCTGGTGGAAAAGGCCGTGGAAGAGCCAAAACCGTCGGAAACGTTTTACCTGGCGTGGCGCGTGGGCGAGGATGGCGCCGCGCTGCGCTGGTGGATGGCGCGCATGCGCGAACCGGATGTGTTTGCCCGCCTGGCGCAGCATCTGCCGTGCCATTCGGCGTAG
- a CDS encoding pirin family protein, with protein sequence MLQIRHSEERGAANHGWLNSHHSFSFGSYHDPLHMGFGPLLVINEDRVTPGQGFGTHGHRDMEIISYVLDGALEHKDSMGTGSVLHYGDVQRMSAGSGVRHSEFNHSATDGLHFLQIWIQPNVTGIPPSYEEKHFTPESKRGKLRLIASSDGRQGSVLIHQDAAIYASILQDGEQAEHALDEGRLAYVHLIRGSLVVNGTPLKAGDALKLTQEAAVTITQPEDAEFLLFDLPE encoded by the coding sequence ATGTTACAGATTCGTCATAGCGAAGAACGCGGCGCCGCCAACCACGGCTGGCTCAATTCCCACCACAGCTTTTCCTTCGGCAGCTACCACGATCCGCTGCACATGGGCTTTGGCCCCTTGCTGGTGATCAATGAAGACAGGGTCACGCCAGGCCAGGGCTTCGGCACGCACGGCCACCGCGACATGGAAATCATTTCGTATGTGCTCGACGGCGCGCTGGAACACAAGGACAGCATGGGCACCGGTTCCGTGCTGCACTACGGCGATGTGCAGCGCATGAGCGCCGGCAGCGGCGTGCGCCACAGCGAGTTCAACCATTCCGCCACGGATGGCTTGCACTTCCTGCAAATCTGGATACAGCCGAACGTGACGGGCATTCCGCCCAGCTATGAAGAGAAACATTTCACGCCGGAAAGCAAACGGGGCAAGCTGCGCCTGATCGCCTCGTCCGACGGGCGCCAGGGCTCCGTGCTGATCCACCAGGATGCGGCCATCTACGCCAGCATCCTGCAGGACGGCGAACAGGCCGAACATGCGCTCGACGAAGGCCGCCTTGCCTATGTGCACCTGATCCGCGGCAGCCTGGTGGTCAACGGCACGCCCTTGAAAGCGGGCGATGCGCTGAAATTGACGCAGGAAGCGGCCGTGACCATTACGCAACCGGAAGATGCGGAATTTCTGCTCTTCGACTTGCCTGAATGA
- a CDS encoding PhoX family protein, with protein MNKPNDLAISATDLNDIDSNASHDNHFNSILNARLSRRNWLRGGAVTAATAVMGSMGLSACGGSSDAATVTPTPTPTPTPTPEKLLAFTAVPKSLADIVSVPAGYTATALYALGDSLRAATPAYKNDGSDTDFDNRAGDHHDGMEYYGLSAAGAPLASGAERGLLAMNHEATTDEKLSSHFLHVNGGTTTLPRPAAEVDKEVAVHGLSVVEVKKTGSAWATVNDSAFNRRVTPLTDIELAGPVRGNALVVTKYSPTGTKTRGTINNCGTGKSPWGSYLSGEENWAGYFTRSSTDNAARGDKSVVSLNRYGRSQGGASRHGWETGGSDDKYARWNLSKIGASADGSDDYRNELNGMGYIVEMDPYDKTKAIRKRTALGRYAHESAAFSVPAVGQQLAVYMGDDSRNEYIYKFVTTAVWAAADANSLDRIATGDKYLDSGKLYVAKLAADGTGQWIELALSNALIQAYSAYKFADLADVLVNARLAADAVGATKMDRPEWCSVNPANGEIYYTLTNNSNRTVNPSGSSQLAPDSANPRAYTDMKGSSAQNGNPNGHIIRFKEGTGAAAATSFTWDVYLFGAESGADASKINLSNLTADQDFSSPDGLAFSPYTGICWIQTDDGAYTDVTNCMMLAAIPGKVGDGAKSTLNYATAAGGSLAVDTFIGKKPTADTLKRFLVGPVGSEITGISETPDGKTMFINIQHPGENTSLANIGDPSKYTSQWPANAGYGAGKRPRSATIVITKNDGGRIGS; from the coding sequence ATGAACAAGCCCAACGATCTGGCCATCAGCGCCACCGATCTGAACGACATTGACAGCAACGCGTCCCACGACAACCATTTCAACAGCATCCTGAACGCCCGCCTGAGCCGCCGCAACTGGCTGCGCGGCGGCGCCGTCACGGCCGCGACCGCCGTCATGGGTTCGATGGGCCTGTCCGCCTGCGGCGGCAGCAGCGATGCGGCCACCGTCACGCCGACGCCAACGCCGACGCCAACCCCAACGCCCGAAAAACTGCTGGCCTTCACGGCCGTGCCGAAAAGCCTGGCCGACATCGTGTCGGTGCCCGCCGGCTACACGGCCACGGCCCTGTACGCGCTGGGCGACTCGCTGCGCGCAGCCACGCCAGCGTACAAGAACGACGGCAGCGACACCGATTTCGACAACCGCGCCGGCGACCACCACGACGGCATGGAATACTACGGCCTGTCCGCCGCCGGCGCGCCGCTGGCGTCCGGCGCCGAGCGGGGCTTGCTGGCGATGAACCACGAAGCGACCACGGACGAAAAACTGTCCTCGCACTTCCTGCACGTCAATGGCGGCACCACCACGCTGCCGCGCCCCGCCGCCGAAGTCGACAAGGAAGTGGCCGTCCACGGCCTGAGCGTGGTGGAAGTCAAGAAGACGGGCAGCGCCTGGGCTACCGTCAACGATTCCGCCTTCAACCGCCGCGTCACGCCGCTGACGGACATCGAGCTTGCCGGCCCCGTGCGCGGCAACGCCCTCGTCGTGACCAAATATTCGCCGACCGGCACCAAGACGCGCGGCACCATCAACAATTGCGGCACGGGCAAGTCGCCTTGGGGCAGCTACCTGTCCGGCGAAGAAAACTGGGCCGGCTACTTCACGCGCTCGTCCACCGACAATGCCGCGCGCGGCGACAAATCCGTCGTGTCGCTGAACCGCTATGGCCGCAGCCAGGGCGGCGCCTCGCGCCACGGCTGGGAAACGGGTGGCAGCGACGACAAGTACGCGCGCTGGAACCTGAGCAAGATTGGCGCATCAGCCGATGGCAGCGACGACTACCGCAATGAATTGAACGGCATGGGCTACATCGTCGAGATGGACCCGTACGACAAAACCAAAGCCATCCGCAAGCGCACGGCGCTGGGCCGCTACGCGCACGAAAGCGCCGCCTTCAGCGTGCCGGCCGTGGGCCAGCAGCTGGCCGTCTACATGGGCGACGATTCGCGCAACGAATACATCTACAAATTCGTCACGACGGCCGTCTGGGCCGCCGCCGATGCCAACTCGCTTGACCGCATCGCCACCGGCGACAAATACCTCGATTCGGGCAAGCTGTACGTGGCCAAGCTGGCCGCCGACGGCACGGGCCAGTGGATCGAACTGGCCCTGTCGAACGCGCTGATCCAGGCCTACAGCGCCTACAAGTTCGCCGACCTGGCCGACGTGCTGGTCAACGCCCGCCTGGCGGCCGACGCCGTGGGCGCAACCAAGATGGACCGCCCGGAATGGTGCTCGGTCAACCCGGCCAATGGCGAGATCTATTACACGCTGACCAACAACTCGAACCGCACCGTCAATCCGAGCGGCTCGTCGCAGCTGGCGCCAGACAGCGCCAACCCGCGCGCCTACACGGACATGAAGGGCAGCAGCGCGCAAAACGGCAATCCGAACGGCCACATCATCCGCTTCAAGGAAGGCACGGGCGCGGCCGCGGCCACCAGCTTTACGTGGGACGTCTACCTGTTCGGCGCCGAGAGCGGCGCCGACGCCAGCAAGATCAACCTGTCGAACCTGACGGCCGACCAGGATTTTTCAAGCCCGGACGGCCTGGCTTTCAGCCCCTACACCGGCATCTGCTGGATCCAGACGGACGATGGCGCGTACACGGATGTGACCAATTGCATGATGCTGGCGGCCATTCCCGGCAAGGTCGGCGACGGCGCCAAGTCCACGTTGAACTACGCCACGGCGGCCGGCGGCAGCCTGGCCGTCGACACCTTCATCGGCAAGAAACCCACGGCCGACACGCTCAAGCGCTTCCTGGTGGGCCCGGTCGGCTCGGAAATCACGGGCATCAGCGAAACGCCCGATGGCAAGACCATGTTCATCAATATCCAGCACCCGGGCGAAAACACCTCGCTGGCGAATATCGGCGATCCGTCCAAATACACGAGCCAGTGGCCGGCCAACGCCGGTTATGGCGCCGGCAAGCGCCCCCGCTCGGCCACCATCGTGATCACCAAGAACGATGGCGGACGTATCGGCAGCTGA
- the ribA gene encoding GTP cyclohydrolase II, giving the protein MQSGADILATGELDYTTSCALPTPWAQFTLHAFVEHATGKEHLAMVLGDIGNGEPVLARVHSECLTGDVLFSQRCDCGAQLEGALKRIAEEGRGILLYLRQEGRGIGLINKIRAYRLQEAGADTVQANEQLGFKADARNYTLCKPMFAQFGIDSLRLMTNNPRKIAAMEALGITVAERVPLLVNRNAFNQHYLNTKQSKLGHMMTPETAPALEDGAL; this is encoded by the coding sequence ATGCAAAGCGGCGCAGACATCCTGGCGACAGGCGAATTGGATTACACGACTTCCTGCGCACTGCCGACGCCGTGGGCCCAGTTCACCTTGCACGCGTTTGTCGAGCACGCGACTGGCAAGGAACACCTGGCCATGGTGCTGGGCGATATCGGCAACGGCGAACCGGTGCTCGCGCGCGTGCATTCCGAGTGCCTGACGGGCGACGTGCTGTTTTCGCAGCGCTGCGACTGCGGCGCGCAGCTCGAGGGCGCCCTGAAACGCATCGCCGAGGAAGGCCGCGGCATCTTGCTGTACCTGCGCCAGGAAGGACGCGGCATCGGCCTGATCAACAAGATCCGCGCCTACCGCCTGCAGGAAGCGGGCGCCGACACGGTGCAGGCGAATGAACAGCTGGGCTTCAAGGCCGACGCGCGCAACTACACCTTGTGCAAACCCATGTTTGCGCAATTCGGCATCGACAGCCTGCGTCTGATGACGAACAATCCGCGCAAGATCGCCGCCATGGAAGCGCTGGGCATCACCGTGGCCGAACGCGTGCCGCTGCTGGTCAACCGCAACGCCTTCAACCAGCACTACCTGAATACCAAGCAAAGCAAGCTCGGTCACATGATGACGCCGGAAACGGCGCCGGCGCTGGAAGACGGCGCGCTGTAA